One Argentina anserina chromosome 6, drPotAnse1.1, whole genome shotgun sequence genomic window, AATCGGTTCATTTGTCTTGCAGGTTCTCAAGGTTGTGCAAGAAATCACTATTTGTGATCAAGTGAAGTTTAGTTTGGACACAAATTTTGCATCCCCAATCATTCTACTTCCCTGGGCCCCTGCTGTTTATCAGGAGTTGGAGCTGAAGGTTTCAGGAGGTTTGTAGTTCTTTGTGCTCAAATTTTCTTAGATATGATTTTGAGATGTTGATTAATTGCTCATAACACTACTAATTACACAGGTTGTGCAAAAGTATCTACAGACTACAAATGGTACTCCTCAGACATGGGTATTGTGTCTGTATCTGCTTCTGGGGTTGTCCAGGCTAAGAAGCCTGGTAAAGCTACTATTAAAGTGCTATCCATTTTTGATTCATTCAATTATGATGAGGTAATACAATCAGAGAATCTATTAGTTGTCCTCCTTTTGCCTCATTGAACTGAGTATCTGCATACTTGCTCGTTTATGCTTCTTACTTTTGCCAATGGCTGCTTGATTTGAAACTTTCTCTGAACAACTGAATGGTTGATCTCAAGATTCTTCCACACACCCATCTGGACCCCCAGCCTCATTTGCTATCAATTTTCACATTCCTTTTTTGTTATCCCAATTATCGATTCTAGATTTTATAGTGTTTAGTCCTCTATTGTAGGTGGTTGTTGAAGTTTCTGTCCCTGCATCTATGTCCATGCTGCCTAACTTCCCTGTGGAGACTGTAGTAGGATCACATCTTCAAGCTGCTGTAACAATGAAAGCATCAAATGGTATTGTCATGTACTCTGGAGCCACAGACTactttaattttgtttctggCAACTTTTATTCTTCATTAATGAGTGGTGACATTTCTTGCAGGTGCCTACTTTTATAGATGTGATGCTTTCAGTTCCTTCATAAAGTGGAAGGTAGGGAGTGGGCCATTTGTCTTTGTCCAACGGGAGGTATCTGATTTACACATGTTAGGAAATACTGAGTTCCATACATCGAGTTATGGTTCTCCATGTTCATGGGCAGAGTTATATGCTTCTGCTTCTGGTCGAGCTACTCTTCACGCTACATTACCTAATAAATACCAAAACTTTGAAAGCCCTTTTCATGGACCTATTGTCTTAAAAGCATCTTCGCGTATTGCGGCATATCCACCACTTAATGTTCATCAGGCTGGTGATGGAAATCATTATGGTGGTTACTTTTTTGATTTGGCCTTAACAAAAACTGATAGTCCATTGGTAAAGTTGGATAAAATGTACCTTGTTCCTGGAACACATCTGGATGTCATGCTTCTTGGTGGTCCCAAACAGTGGAAAAATGGTGTTGAGTTTGTGCAAACTGTGGTAATCTTAAATAAAGAGCATGGTCACACTGATGATGTTGGTGCTTCGGTGCAACAGTTATCTGAAACCTATAAGAGTTTGTACAGAGTTTCGTGTGAGAAGCTGGGAACCTATGATATTGTGTTCAAACGTGGTAATCTTGTTGGGGATGACCATCCTGTGCCTACAGTGGCTGACGTGTCATTGTCTCTTATGTGTAGTATACCTACCTCGATTGCTTTGATAGCTGATGAACTGCTAAATCGACTTGAAGTTATAATGACAGCAATTCAGGCTGACCGTAGTTCAGGGAGGATTCGTGTCTCTCCCATTACTGTGGCAAATAACCGCACCATTAGATTAGCTGCAGTTGGCATTAGTAGTGATGGTGAAGCTTTTGCAAACTCATCATCTCTTCATTTGCAGTGGGAACTTAGCAGTTGTGATGGGATGGCCTATTGGGATGATGCTGATAATTTACAGAGATCAAAATACAGTTGGGAAAATTATTTGAGCCTGCAAGATGTGTCGGGCGTGTGTATTGTTCGTGCTACTATTGTTGGCTGCCACAATACTATGGGTCTTCATACTACTAAACCATTGCTTGAGAGTTCAGAGAATGTTCTTACAGATGCTATTCAATTGCAGCTTGTGTCTACATTGAGGATTAGTCCGGAGTTTCATTTGGTAGTTTTCAATCCAAATGCTAAGGTAAACCTGACAATTACTGGTGGGAGCTGTTTTCTGAAAGTTGCTGTAAATGATTCTCAAGTAGTAGAAGTCTTTCAACCCCCAACAGATTTACAATGCTCACAACTGATGCTTTCCCCTAAAGGTTTGGGGACAGCACTCGTGAGAGTGGATGATATCGGGCTTGCTCCTCCACTTGCAGCTCTTGCTGTGGTACAAGTTGCGGAGATCGACTGGATAAGGATCATATCACCAGAAGTTATATGCCTTATGGAAGGGAATTCACAGACTATTGATATAACGGCCGGTATTAGTGATGGGAGAACTTTTGACTCTTATCAGTTTTCCTACATTAGTGTTCGAGTGCATGTTGAGGATCAAATAATTGAGGTGTTAGATATTAATGACATCTCAAACACAGGTGGTGCGTATATAAATGTCCCAAAATTTAAGATTTTTGGTTCACATCTTGGGATTACAACTTTCTATGTCAGTGCTTTGCAGCAATCTGGGCATAAAATTTTGAGTGAACCAATAATGGTTGAAGTCTATGCAGCACCAGAAATTCACCCCCATGATATATTCCTTGTACCTGGTTCATCTTATGTGCTTAAATTGAAGGGAGGCCCAACAATTGGTGTTAATGTTGAATATACTAGTATGGATGATGAAGTGGCAAGAGTAGATAGAGCATCAGGACGATTATCTGCAAGCTTACCTGGGAACACTACTATTCGTGCCACAGTCTTTAAAAATAGAGATACTGTGATCTGTCAAGCATATGCCAGTGTTAAAGTAGGAGTTCCTTCTTCAGTGATATTGACTGCACAAAGTGAACTGCTTGGTGTTGGCAAAGAAATGCCACTTTATCCTGTGTTTTCTGAGGGtaatttgttttctgtttACGAGCAATGCCAAAATTATCAATGGAGTAGAGAAGATGAAAAGGTGTTGAGTTTCTATGGATTAGAGCACTTGAATAGTGAAAAGTATGGGTCTCAACTAGACTATGCAGAAAAATTTCGTTTTACAAGCCATATTAGTGAGGAAGAGCTTGGTTTTATAAAAGTAGTGCTTGGAAGATCTGCTGGGAGGACAAATGCCGCAGTCTCATTCTCATGTGAATTCATATCTTCCAATTCTATATCATGGCGAAGAAATTTCAATGCCTCTGTATCAATATTGGTGGTGCCCGATCCCCCGCTTGCTCTTGGAGTTCCAATAACCTGGATTCTTCCTCCTCATTACACTACAACTAGTCTTTTACCTCTAACTTCATACTCACATGGCCAAGGGGATGGTCAAAATCATAAAGGAACTATCATCTATTCTTTATTGAGAAATGGTCCCGACAAGAATGAAGTTCTGCAGAAAGATGTTATTTCCATTGATGGGGACAGAATACAGACATCAGAAAGTAACAATCTTGCATGCATTCAGGCAAAAGATCAAATGACAGGTAGAATTGAAATTGCTGCTTGTGTCAAAGTTGCTGAGGTGGCTCAAATAAGGATTTCAGATGACTGGTTACCATTTCGTGGGATCAATCTTGTTCTTGGTGCTGAGCTTTCTCTCCCAATAACCTATTTGGAGGCACTAGGTATCAATGTTCCGATTCTATCAAGTAATTTTGGTTGTCTGAATGgaaaaagaaatttaattaatgTTTTTAGATTTGAGTCTTAAGTCTATATTGTGGTTTTGCTTGGACCAGGAAACCCTTTTTATGAAGCACATGACACCGTCCTCTTTGATGTTGAAACTGACAATCCTGATGTTGTGTCTGTAAACACGACGCTCGCTGGAAGTGGAATCATCCATCTCAAGGTCTAATTTATTATCTGATTTCCTtcagaagaaaaataataaatctCTTATTGTGATGAAATTTAGTACTGGAAGGAGTGGAAGCACATTACTTCTACGTTTGTATATGTTCAGCCTGTAACATATTTTGACTGCTtcatttttctcctttgtgtTTGAAGGCAATGCGACACGGTAGAGCTCTTGTGAGAGTATCCATTGCTAGTATTCCGTTGAAGTCCGACTATATCCTGGTACATTTTTAACCCCTCTAAAATCCTGAAAGTGTTGGAAAAGTAATTAGTTGCCATCTCTGTGGAGCTTGTGCGTTCACATATATCTGGTAATCTGGAAAGTTAGAGGTTTCCAATGGATTATTCATTATCTCTTTTCTTTATTGTTTGTAAAGTGAAGGAAGCTGGGGGTTTGGGTTAGAAAGTCGTACAAAGTTCTGACAATGTCATTAGTCATTACCCACAAATGACTTAAGTTACTCTAGTCTATTTTATtcctctaaactctaaatctCATATTCCTAGCTGATATTatcataaattaaataaattgaaaGCTTTACTGAGCAAAAGTTGTTGGTtgtaaatataatatattaaagCTGTGTTATATGCTCTGTGGGTTCTTGTTTTGGAAATCTTTGTGGTTTGTTACACACGTACTCTGTATGCTACTGTTGCATCTTCAAGGTCAACTGAAAATTACTTTCTTCAGATATCAGTGGGAGCGCATATACATCCTCAGAACCCAGTTATTCATATAGGAAGCCAGGTTAACTTCAGCATAGAAGGTAGGTCTTTGTAACTGTGATTCTTTGTAACTATTTACTTTCAAGAAGTAAATTCAGATTgtatctacatatatatgtaatcataCTATGTATGCATCATTTTCCACTTTATCTTAGTTAGATGTATCAGAAATTGTCTTTATTGAACTGTGATTTATGATGGAGCCTTTCGAGTTACCATTTTCGCTTATAATAATTAGGACACAAGTAGATAGTCAAAGTGATACTGTTTCTTATTTAGATATTTCCATGTTATTGTTGAGTGCAGTACACTGCTGGGTTTAGATTGTCTGAAATCTTACAGGCAGTTGGGTATACTGCGTTTAATTTCAAACATACAACCTTTTATCTTTCCCATGCATGGAGTTGATGTCACAAACGTATGTTGGGAATTCAATTCTGTGTGTTGGTTGTGCATAACTCTAAGGCTCTCAGCCGAATATATTCATGCATAAAAACTGGATGTATAGATGTGCAGATATTACATTGTAGTAATTTAAGGCATACATGATGAGGAAGAGTTAATTCTTTCACTAGACAAACATTTTCTCAGGTTTCTAAATACCTCTTTTTTTGTGAGCTTTCTGTGAATTAAAATTTGAAGAGAAAAGTTGATCTCTACCTCACTTGTGTTACACTGGTAATCTATTTACCATGATTTGATAGGTTTAAATGATCAAATATCTGGTCGGTGGCTCAACGGCAATGAAAGTGTCATATCTGTCTCCCCATTATCTGGAGAAGCTGAAGTAATTGGTGTGGGTACAACCCAAGGTACAAGTAAATAAAACTCTACTGCATCTCTAATTAATATGACACTTTCCATTTCCCTTCAGTATACTCTGATGTAGGTTTAAATTTTGCTGCATGATTTGATGTCAGTTCACAAGTTTAtctaataacttttaccttaCTCACACTCATAACTTCTTACCTGTGGACAGTACGCTTTGAAGCGTCAAGCATGAAGTTGCGAACAACAGTTACAGTGCTAACAGATGATATTGTTTCTGTTGATGCTCCAAGAGAGACATTGTCAAATGTTCCCTTCCCTACTAAAGGATATAACTTCTCTGTGAAGATCAGGTTGGTCACCCAGACATGTTGTACTGGAAAAAAATGTTAACTAAAATAAATCTTGTAGTCAGTATGGTTATAGGTGTGTCATTAAAAAAAGCCATATTGAGTTGGTCGTACGTATAGAGGAAGAATTGCTAACAAccaaacagtatgtatatatataggagaatttTAAGGTGCGGACGTCGGTACCTTACATAAGGTACGGATTCGCCGATTCTGATGACGGCAGGCCGCAACGGCGGGGCGGACCATGACAGCTGCACTCCCCACCTCCCGGCGGTCCCTTCTTTGCTGGTCGGAActccatcggcgacccacggcggccggaattgcgaaatcgccggaatctgccaaatttgatttttgcagATTCCGGCTGCCAtgggtcgccgatggagctccagccggcacagacgggatcgccgggaggtgggtagtgtGGCTGTGCTTGTCCGCCGCGCCGTTGTGGCTtgccgtcgccggaatcggAACGTTCGCATCTGAAACggcctgtatatatatatatataattaaattctcAGTAAAGTATGTTATACATTTATTACCCTACATATATtcttgtccaaaaaaattattacttTAGATTCTAGATGTAGGTTGTTGAAGCTAGGAGTAAGACCACGATGTATTGATCTACAATATCTTGATGCATTAATtgttttcatgtttttttttctattaatcccttttacattttttgttggttttttttttcaaaatcttACAGCGACAAGTTTAAGGCATTTGGGAGCACCAAGGGACTCCAGTATCTCTGTAGCGTGGACCCTCCTTTTGTTGGGTATATTTTCCTATACTATGTCTCTTGGCTGTGATTACTGATTAATCATTTTCATGCTCTAATATTCTTTTTCTCATGGACTTAAGGTATTCAAAGCCATGGATTGATCTTGATACTGGTAACTCATATTGCCTATTCTTCCCTTACACACCAGAGCATCTGGTTCGTTTCAAGTCCAAGGAGATGAAACCAGATATAACTGTTTCCATCAATGCTTCACTGAAAGGAGCTGATCATGTTTCGGGATCCGCATCTGCTCTTTTTGTTGGAGGATTTTCTGTTCTGGAGATGGGCAAGGTAGGTATAGCAGCACgcattttgaattttgctgAGACATTAAACTTACTGCACTTATGAGTTCCTGATACTTGGATTTTCTTTGAAGTAGATCTTTTCATATGAAACTAAAATTATTGTCGAATGTTTGATATCGTGGTTGCTTGAATGTTTCAGGATTCAGTCCAGTTGAATCTGACTCCAGATTCTAACAAGACTATTATCACAATTCTGGGAAATACAGGTAAGCATTAAGAAGCCTGAACTTTTTGCCAGCCTCACATTTGTCGCAGCTCTCCTCTGGTGCAATACTGGTGGCTCTGAAGTCTGACCTCACTTCTTGTCTTCTAATTGTAGATGTTGAAATTTATTGGCGTGACCGTGATTTATTACTCATTACTCCCATCCATAAAGAGGGTTTTGGGATCGCTGGGCGTGCAAAGTATGAGGTGAGCATGATGTTAAATGTGATTTGCTGTTAAATGTTAAAATGAAGAGTATTGGTATGGGTTGTGAATTTTTATGGTGATGTATGGATGAATGCTTATGCAATTGTGATACTTACAAATTGCTTGCTTAATTTTATGTCATCTGTTGAATTGTGATTCCTTCTGGGATTGTCATTCTTGTACACTTCAGGTCAAAATGCTAGGCACCAAGAGATTCAAAGATACCATATTCATCACGCTCCCATCTAATGGTGAGCAATCTTTGTCCTatattttgaaactaaacTTTAGTAACCATTCATTTTTTCGGAGACAGACAGAGACGAGAAgattaatataaatatattccaaaaaaaagagaagactAAGATAAATGACCTTTCTGATGCAGGTCAAAGTGTGGAAATTGATGTCAATGGTGACCCTGGAGAGAAAGCAGCATCAGAAAGTACCGCTATCAGTTATACCCATTTGCCAACCATGCTCGGAGGCCTTGCTCTACTGATTTTGATAGTGGTTGTTTTCAAATATCATTCTGACAAACCGGATAGATCTCATATACCTGTTGCTCCTGCTGCCCCAAGTATGGCATCCCCAGTCACACCTGAACGCGCCAGCCCTGCTGTTGTGAGTGAACTGTCACCCCGGACACCTCAGCCCTTCATGGATTATGTGAGGAGAACGATAGATGAAACCCCGTACTACAGGCGAGAGCCACGAAGGAGGGTTAATCCACAGAATACTTTCTAGTTTCTTGGGCTGCATGTTAACAATTTAGATAGGACACTCAGATCTCAGAAAGATGTACCCATGTAAAATGCAAGTACTCCGAGCCGGGCATTGTTGTCAATTTTTGGTGTAAATGAGGCCAGTCCGATGTAGTTAGTCTGTAACTCTGCATATCTAACAAACTGCTCCATCAAAATCCCTTAGCATTATGCCGTAAgacttgagtttgaatttacTTTTGTTCAATGGAAAAGTAGATTGAATTTAGGTTAGTAGAACTTTCCATTCTCAAAGCATCACATATTCGATAGGGACTAAGGAGTAAGAATTTAGAACTTGGACCTCTTGAGTGATCGGCACTAGATAGTGGGATGTAATTTTCTATATCATCTACCGGTATAAGGAGGGATAATTTTGAACTTGGACTTAACAAGACATTTTGTTCAACCCTTGCATAACAATTTGAAGCTTattgtcacgagcttactctttcgctatgcaactcgtgcggccttagcaactcccttatgTTAAGTCAGCCTTAATCTTGCAAACGCCATgttagaacaattgaaaggcaaagagAATATCTCAAAaaagaacttatattgaacaaatAAAGAAAGCTTACAAGTATGCTCCTTGCTTGATTGCTTGCTTACTTGATGGatgaaatgagaggggtgccttgctatttataggcatCTTCATCCTACCTCACtagttctagagaattctaggaCTATATACAATGTAGATGACTCTAGAGAGTTCTACACAAGTCTATTCAAGTCTAAGTGATaccttgagtgttctagagaattcttgAGTGGTCTAGTTCTcctagcctctccaaggttctagagatgTCTGGAAATGTctcaaggcttcttgagacttccaACGTCTTCTAGCATCTTACATGACCTTCCAAGGATTTCCGCCATATTCCGGATccgtctagaatgctcaaggtaaaatttggaTAAGTTTGACGGGATGTGACATTATGCTCACATCTTATAGCTTATTCTGAATTTGAAACACTGGATTGTTCGGAACTCAGACCACAACCAATGGAATAAGATGCAATCGGAGAAATTGTCTAATGCTCTTCACCTCTTATAGGTTTCAACAGTCTATTATATGCTTAGCTTCGTGATTAATTTACCTTAAATTTTCTACCACTTCGATACCTCATGTTCTCTAGCGAGTGAGGAATGAAGTTGGCCGATAGATACAATCATTCAAATCAAAATGGTAAAATATATGCAACTGGGTTTTGCCTAGCCGGCTTAAAACAGTTTCAACTGAAACCAGAGAggtaatattattttttccaTAACGTACTCGATCACCTCCGGCATGTCTCCCGGCATATCCGGCGCAATTTCCATTGTATATTGAAAGGCGCATTCGTTTGGCCCCAAGGAAACGTCAGGAAACGCTCCATAACATGTCGGAAATGTGTCGAGAACGAGCAAATACGCTCTGAAAACATTAGAAAAATACATTTATACCCATAAATGGGTATGAGTTATGACTTCAATTAAATCGAGAGAAATGGTTCAGTTGTCCATTCTGACATGGCTCATCAatgataatatttttttacgaTAAACTCTAATCAATCcaccaataaaaaaaaaggaattatTTACTATTAGAATCCTGACTGGTGCGGTGCATGTGAAAAATTCGTAATGATAATCCCTCAATTTATTCTTCCTACaatcttatttttgtcatcgattaGTGTTTGAATGACAGTGAGAAGTTATGGTAACAAAAAATAGTGAGAAGTTATCTCCTGCATAGTTACCAAActgtttttttaatctttttttataaatttttctATTTACTATAATCACCCTTACAACATAGTTTTTCATGGATTGATTCATTTATAATAATTgaacattttaaaattttcaatttattgGTGAAATTATTGACAATAAAATCACGTTTCTAATTATAATAATAGAGATTGAcgtataaattaatttttgcaCCTCATTCTTTAGGAAAGTTGAGTCATTCCACTAGTTGAGATCACTCTCGGATGCTCATCTAGGATCATTTCATCCATTCTGTTTCATGTCTTCGACGctcttaattaattaagtaaGTTATTTTCAATGTCTCTTTATCATTTCGTAGTTAAATTTGGTTgtaattttctatatatatatatataatgaattaaaaaaattcaaaaaaataaattccaGGGTTTAAGCCTTCTTCAATGTATAAGCTTTCTACTACTTTTGGAAACCAAGAGCTTCCTCTATTCTCACTTGCACTCTTtcattctcttctcttctcttctcttctctctcttagGGCTAAGCTCtcacttcctcttcttcttctataaAGCTCTCGAATTCGAAACCAGCCATGGATTCGCACACCGACGACGCCAACCTCGACGGAGAGCCTGAACACATTGACCGGCCGGACCACCGAGTTCCCGAGGCGGAGGACGAGGACTACAAGCCGTCATCTCAGCCTCACACCGGCGACGGCGCCAGCCCCGGGTATAACTTCTCTCATCCTCCTCCTAACTAAACGACGCCGTTTTTGTAATCAGGCTTAGGGATGAATCTCAGCTTAGCTTATAGTTTGTTAATTCCGTAGGAAAA contains:
- the LOC126800307 gene encoding nuclear pore complex protein GP210, with product MSSSFVFLLALLLLTVAEQSASHLSSGGPHIADVNILLPPKMTHPVEYRLQGSDGCFKWSWDHHDILHVLPERNSTSLCSTSARLRSVAPYSGRKETAVYATDVYTGVVIRCKVFIDKLSRIQIFHNSVKLDLDGLATLQVRAFDNEENVFSSLVGLQFTWQLISETSVSHHLVHVPLKDSPLSDCGGLCGDLDVQIKLEDSGVFSDMCVVKGIEIGHEIVSVHLLEPQFKHMADKIVLTVAEAMSLDPPSPVLVLVGAAVRYNLKIIRQNKAQVVTLPSPHHQWSSSNSSVAHVDSLMGLTNALSLGVTNVIVEDTRVTGHIQASSLNVVLPDSLYLYMTPLSASGDPVQGTQAIPSMTRWFGVSDHQYLIQMKVFSQGPDAQEIYITENDDLKLSKTQSDYWQIFPLSDDIAVKHSWQNSVVLKAISQGQGRLTASLSFFSALNETKEVLKVVQEITICDQVKFSLDTNFASPIILLPWAPAVYQELELKVSGGCAKVSTDYKWYSSDMGIVSVSASGVVQAKKPGKATIKVLSIFDSFNYDEVVVEVSVPASMSMLPNFPVETVVGSHLQAAVTMKASNGAYFYRCDAFSSFIKWKVGSGPFVFVQREVSDLHMLGNTEFHTSSYGSPCSWAELYASASGRATLHATLPNKYQNFESPFHGPIVLKASSRIAAYPPLNVHQAGDGNHYGGYFFDLALTKTDSPLVKLDKMYLVPGTHLDVMLLGGPKQWKNGVEFVQTVVILNKEHGHTDDVGASVQQLSETYKSLYRVSCEKLGTYDIVFKRGNLVGDDHPVPTVADVSLSLMCSIPTSIALIADELLNRLEVIMTAIQADRSSGRIRVSPITVANNRTIRLAAVGISSDGEAFANSSSLHLQWELSSCDGMAYWDDADNLQRSKYSWENYLSLQDVSGVCIVRATIVGCHNTMGLHTTKPLLESSENVLTDAIQLQLVSTLRISPEFHLVVFNPNAKVNLTITGGSCFLKVAVNDSQVVEVFQPPTDLQCSQLMLSPKGLGTALVRVDDIGLAPPLAALAVVQVAEIDWIRIISPEVICLMEGNSQTIDITAGISDGRTFDSYQFSYISVRVHVEDQIIEVLDINDISNTGGAYINVPKFKIFGSHLGITTFYVSALQQSGHKILSEPIMVEVYAAPEIHPHDIFLVPGSSYVLKLKGGPTIGVNVEYTSMDDEVARVDRASGRLSASLPGNTTIRATVFKNRDTVICQAYASVKVGVPSSVILTAQSELLGVGKEMPLYPVFSEGNLFSVYEQCQNYQWSREDEKVLSFYGLEHLNSEKYGSQLDYAEKFRFTSHISEEELGFIKVVLGRSAGRTNAAVSFSCEFISSNSISWRRNFNASVSILVVPDPPLALGVPITWILPPHYTTTSLLPLTSYSHGQGDGQNHKGTIIYSLLRNGPDKNEVLQKDVISIDGDRIQTSESNNLACIQAKDQMTGRIEIAACVKVAEVAQIRISDDWLPFRGINLVLGAELSLPITYLEALGNPFYEAHDTVLFDVETDNPDVVSVNTTLAGSGIIHLKAMRHGRALVRVSIASIPLKSDYILISVGAHIHPQNPVIHIGSQVNFSIEGLNDQISGRWLNGNESVISVSPLSGEAEVIGVGTTQVRFEASSMKLRTTVTVLTDDIVSVDAPRETLSNVPFPTKGYNFSVKISDKFKAFGSTKGLQYLCSVDPPFVGYSKPWIDLDTGNSYCLFFPYTPEHLVRFKSKEMKPDITVSINASLKGADHVSGSASALFVGGFSVLEMGKDSVQLNLTPDSNKTIITILGNTDVEIYWRDRDLLLITPIHKEGFGIAGRAKYEVKMLGTKRFKDTIFITLPSNGQSVEIDVNGDPGEKAASESTAISYTHLPTMLGGLALLILIVVVFKYHSDKPDRSHIPVAPAAPSMASPVTPERASPAVVSELSPRTPQPFMDYVRRTIDETPYYRREPRRRVNPQNTF